A stretch of DNA from Streptomyces xanthii:
GTGACACCGGAAGCCGTGGCCAGGAAGGTCACGGCCGCCGCCTCGCGCGAGCGCGGGTCGGACAGGGCCGTCGACAGGGAGGACTCGATCGTGGCCAACAGGCCCACCCCGGCCACCGACAGGACCAGGACGTGCGGCATCGCGCTCAGCAGGGAGGCGACCGTCGCCCCCAGCAGGCCCACGCAGAGATAGCAGACGCCCGCCCAGACCGCCGCCAGATAGCGCCGGTCCCGGTCCGGGTGCGCCTCCTCGCCCGTGCAGATCGCGGCCGTGATCGCCGCGAGGTTGAGACCGAACGCGCCGAACGGGGCCAGCACCGCCTGCGCCGCGCCCGTCCACGTCAGCAGCGGCGACACCGGCACGTCGTACCCGGAGGCCCGCAGCACCGCGACCCCCGGCAGGTTCTGCGAGGCCATCGTCACGACGAACAGCGGCACGCCGACGCTGATCAGCACCTTCCAGTCGAACTCCGGGGCCGTGAACACCGGTTGCGCCATCGAGAGCCGGAGCCGGTCGAGATGCCAGCCGCCGGCCAGGACCGAGGACACGACCCCGCCCGCCAGGGCGAGCAGGACCGCGTACCGGGGCAGGAGGCGGCGCGCCAGGAGATACAGCGCGAACACCGTGAACGCGACGGCGAAACCGCCCTCCATCTGCGCGAACAGACCTGTCCCGAACTGGAGGAGCACGCCCGCGAGCAGTGCGGAGGCGAGCGGCACCGGGATCCGGTCCATGGCCCGGGCGAACCATCCGGTCAGCCCGCTCAGCAGGATCAGCACGGCGCAGAAGAGGAACGCGCCGATCGCCTGCGCCATCGGCACCCCG
This window harbors:
- a CDS encoding benzoate/H(+) symporter BenE family transporter, producing MPSLARLRALAPPSAVAAGLIAVTVGVTSSAALVFTAARAAGADAREISSWMLALGVGLAVTCVGLSLRFRAPVVTAWSTPGAALLATSLAGVPMAQAIGAFLFCAVLILLSGLTGWFARAMDRIPVPLASALLAGVLLQFGTGLFAQMEGGFAVAFTVFALYLLARRLLPRYAVLLALAGGVVSSVLAGGWHLDRLRLSMAQPVFTAPEFDWKVLISVGVPLFVVTMASQNLPGVAVLRASGYDVPVSPLLTWTGAAQAVLAPFGAFGLNLAAITAAICTGEEAHPDRDRRYLAAVWAGVCYLCVGLLGATVASLLSAMPHVLVLSVAGVGLLATIESSLSTALSDPRSREAAAVTFLATASGVTLLGIGSAFWGLLAGVLTSLVSTAGRRRATAPAAEPREAVGSGTAPRTGV